A part of Nocardioides sp. WS12 genomic DNA contains:
- the nusG gene encoding transcription termination/antitermination protein NusG, translated as MMEQQVTEQYDPALESDETIVVEGEDVETAEVTEAADVEETIDAEATDAPEVEEGVEEVVAEEIVEDELAEETPAEDADPLESFRRELWAKPGDWYVVHTYSGMENRVKQNLENRIHSLNMEDYIHEIVVPTEEVAEIKNGQRKMVKRTVLPGYVLVRMDLTDESWAAVRHTPSVTGFVGHSHQPVPLSMDEVEKMLAPAAMTVIAAEAEAAASAAGSPTTPAKKPIEVADFGVNDSVLIVDGAFATLHATITEINAEAQRVKALVEIFGRETPVELSFSQVQKV; from the coding sequence CGATCGTCGTCGAGGGCGAGGACGTCGAGACCGCCGAGGTCACCGAGGCCGCCGACGTCGAGGAGACCATCGACGCCGAAGCGACCGACGCCCCCGAGGTTGAAGAGGGTGTCGAGGAGGTTGTCGCGGAGGAGATCGTCGAGGACGAGCTCGCCGAGGAGACGCCCGCCGAGGACGCCGACCCGCTCGAGTCCTTCCGCCGTGAGCTGTGGGCCAAGCCGGGTGACTGGTACGTCGTCCACACCTACTCCGGCATGGAGAACCGGGTGAAGCAGAACCTGGAGAACCGGATCCACTCCCTCAACATGGAGGACTACATCCACGAGATCGTGGTCCCCACCGAGGAAGTGGCCGAGATCAAGAACGGCCAGCGCAAGATGGTCAAGCGCACCGTTCTCCCCGGTTACGTCCTGGTTCGCATGGACCTCACCGACGAGTCGTGGGCCGCTGTTCGCCACACCCCGTCGGTGACCGGCTTCGTCGGTCACAGCCACCAGCCGGTGCCGCTGAGCATGGACGAGGTCGAGAAGATGCTCGCCCCCGCCGCGATGACCGTGATTGCCGCCGAGGCCGAGGCCGCTGCCAGCGCCGCGGGCTCGCCCACCACGCCGGCCAAGAAGCCGATCGAGGTCGCCGACTTCGGCGTCAACGACTCCGTCCTGATCGTCGACGGCGCGTTCGCAACGCTGCACGCCACGATCACCGAGATCAACGCCGAGGCCCAGCGGGTCAAGGCGCTGGTCGAGATCTTCGGCCGGGAGACCCCGGTCGAGCTGAGCTTCAGCCAGGTCCAGAAGGTCTGA
- the rplK gene encoding 50S ribosomal protein L11: MPPKKKIAALVKVQLQAGSATPAPPVGTALGPHGVNIMDFCKAYNAQTESMRGNVIPVEITIYEDRSFEFITKTPPAAELIKKAAGLKKGSGVPHKEKVGKLTKDQVREIATTKLPDLNANDIDAAMKIVEGTARSMGVTTD, translated from the coding sequence ATGCCTCCCAAGAAGAAGATCGCCGCACTGGTCAAGGTGCAGCTGCAGGCTGGTTCGGCCACCCCGGCTCCGCCGGTTGGTACGGCTCTCGGCCCGCACGGCGTCAACATCATGGACTTCTGCAAGGCGTACAACGCCCAGACCGAGTCCATGCGTGGAAACGTCATCCCCGTCGAGATCACCATCTACGAGGACCGGTCCTTCGAGTTCATCACGAAGACCCCGCCGGCCGCAGAGCTGATCAAGAAGGCCGCTGGCCTCAAGAAGGGCTCGGGCGTCCCGCACAAGGAAAAGGTCGGCAAGCTGACCAAGGACCAGGTGCGCGAGATCGCGACGACCAAGCTTCCTGACCTGAACGCCAACGACATCGACGCCGCCATGAAGATCGTGGAGGGGACTGCCCGCTCCATGGGCGTCACCACCGACTGA
- the rplA gene encoding 50S ribosomal protein L1, which translates to MQRSKTYRAAEEAFDKNELYAPLAAIKIAKGTSKKKFNETLDVVMRLGVDPRKADQMVRGTVNLPHGTGKTARVLVFANGDKAEAAREAGADFVGGDELIDKVAGGWIDFDAVVATPDLMGKVGRLGRVLGPRGLMPNPKTGTVTPDPAKAVNDIKGGKIEFRVDRHANLHFIIGKASFSELQLAENYAAALDEVLRLKPSSSKGRYLKKVTVSTTMGPGIQVDPNKVKNVTEEDEA; encoded by the coding sequence ATGCAGCGCAGCAAGACCTACCGCGCGGCGGAAGAGGCGTTCGACAAGAACGAGCTCTACGCGCCGCTCGCCGCGATCAAGATCGCCAAGGGCACCAGCAAGAAGAAGTTCAACGAGACCCTCGACGTCGTCATGCGTCTCGGCGTCGACCCCCGCAAGGCAGACCAGATGGTGCGCGGCACCGTCAACCTGCCCCACGGCACCGGCAAGACCGCTCGCGTCCTCGTGTTCGCGAACGGCGACAAGGCCGAGGCCGCCCGTGAGGCCGGCGCCGACTTCGTCGGTGGCGACGAGCTCATCGACAAGGTGGCCGGCGGCTGGATCGACTTCGACGCCGTGGTCGCCACCCCGGACCTGATGGGCAAGGTCGGCCGTCTCGGTCGCGTGCTCGGTCCGCGCGGCCTCATGCCGAACCCGAAGACGGGCACCGTCACCCCGGACCCGGCCAAGGCCGTGAACGACATCAAGGGCGGCAAGATCGAGTTCCGCGTCGATCGCCACGCCAACCTGCACTTCATCATCGGCAAGGCGTCGTTCTCCGAGCTCCAGCTCGCCGAGAACTACGCTGCGGCGCTTGACGAGGTCCTGCGCCTCAAGCCCTCGAGCTCGAAGGGCCGGTACCTCAAGAAGGTCACCGTCTCGACGACGATGGGCCCCGGCATCCAGGTCGACCCCAACAAGGTCAAGAACGTCACGGAGGAGGACGAGGCCTGA
- a CDS encoding DUF4232 domain-containing protein — MVKRLGAAASACLLALTFGGCSADSSDPEATPSSPGTTPAAPDAPAESASPGFEDVPADADESPDGPPPVPDAELTDEDLIALLRTRATVGSTEHCRPDQVRAVLSGFDMAAGHRATRITVHNVSDQACLVEGVPGIGVRGAWGRTFVPGVGRGSGSLADPDAVELAPGAAATSTLEWTGDLAGAESEHASLVVVQLAKGQVPVAVPARLENDPADAPSLDIGTLTTLRLTPFVAAP, encoded by the coding sequence GTGGTGAAACGTCTCGGGGCCGCTGCTTCTGCCTGCCTGCTCGCACTGACCTTCGGCGGCTGCAGCGCCGACTCCTCCGATCCGGAGGCCACCCCTTCCAGCCCGGGTACGACGCCCGCGGCTCCCGATGCGCCTGCGGAGTCCGCGTCGCCCGGTTTCGAGGACGTTCCCGCTGACGCGGACGAGTCGCCGGACGGGCCACCGCCGGTTCCGGACGCCGAGCTCACCGACGAGGACCTGATCGCGCTGCTGCGCACCCGCGCGACCGTGGGGTCGACGGAGCACTGCCGGCCCGATCAGGTCCGGGCCGTGCTGAGCGGGTTCGACATGGCCGCCGGACACCGGGCCACCCGGATCACGGTGCACAACGTGTCGGACCAGGCGTGCCTCGTCGAGGGGGTGCCCGGCATCGGCGTCCGCGGCGCGTGGGGCAGGACCTTCGTGCCCGGGGTCGGGCGGGGCAGCGGCTCTCTCGCCGATCCCGACGCCGTCGAACTGGCGCCCGGTGCCGCCGCGACGAGCACCCTCGAGTGGACCGGTGACCTCGCCGGTGCCGAGTCCGAGCACGCCTCGCTGGTCGTCGTACAACTGGCGAAGGGGCAGGTTCCGGTGGCCGTTCCCGCGCGCCTGGAGAACGACCCGGCGGATGCCCCGTCGCTCGACATCGGCACCCTCACGACGTTGCGGTTGACGCCGTTCGTCGCTGCGCCCTGA
- a CDS encoding aminotransferase class I/II-fold pyridoxal phosphate-dependent enzyme: protein MTTTPAHLSELSADDLAARLTTVQAEYEALKAGGLKLDLTRGKPGADQLDLSNGLLGLPTGYRDRSGTDLRNYGGLDGLVELREIFADLLGVDVANVVCGGNSSLTIMHQVLSAMLLKGGPDSPRPWSQEPVVKFICPVPGYDRHFTMLAELGIEMVSVPMNADGPDVVAVRALVAEDPSIKGMWIVPTYANPTGAVCSTAVAADLMAMDTAAPDFRIFWDNAYAVHHLTEEETKSADALGLAAVSGHPNRPLIFASTSKISLAGAGVAALAASSENIAWYLARLGFASIGPDKLNHLRHVEFFGDANGVRAHMRKHRELIAPKFAAVEAALSGRLTGLGIAEWTVPTGGYFVNLDVVDGTASRVISLAKEAGIALTAAGSAFPYGNDPFDRNIRLAPTFPVLAEVEAAMAGVAVCVELAALESFTSA from the coding sequence GTGACCACCACCCCCGCGCACCTGTCCGAACTGTCCGCCGACGACCTCGCCGCGCGCCTGACGACGGTGCAGGCGGAGTACGAAGCGTTGAAGGCGGGCGGGCTCAAGCTCGACCTGACGCGGGGCAAGCCCGGGGCCGACCAACTGGACCTCTCCAACGGGTTGCTCGGCCTTCCGACCGGCTACCGCGACCGGTCCGGCACCGACCTGCGCAACTACGGCGGACTGGACGGGCTCGTCGAGCTGCGCGAGATCTTCGCCGACCTGCTGGGCGTCGACGTCGCCAACGTCGTGTGTGGGGGCAACTCCAGCCTCACGATCATGCATCAGGTGCTCAGCGCGATGCTGCTCAAGGGCGGCCCCGACTCCCCGCGACCGTGGTCGCAGGAGCCGGTCGTGAAGTTCATCTGCCCCGTGCCCGGCTACGACCGCCACTTCACGATGCTCGCCGAGCTCGGCATCGAGATGGTGAGCGTGCCCATGAACGCCGACGGCCCCGACGTGGTCGCCGTACGCGCCCTCGTCGCGGAGGACCCCAGCATCAAGGGCATGTGGATCGTGCCGACGTACGCCAACCCGACGGGCGCGGTGTGCTCGACCGCCGTGGCCGCCGACCTGATGGCCATGGACACCGCGGCCCCTGACTTCCGGATCTTCTGGGACAACGCGTACGCCGTCCACCACCTCACGGAAGAGGAGACCAAGAGCGCGGACGCCCTCGGCCTGGCCGCCGTGTCCGGTCACCCGAACCGGCCGCTGATCTTCGCGTCGACCTCGAAGATCAGCCTGGCCGGAGCCGGCGTCGCGGCGCTGGCAGCGTCCAGCGAGAACATCGCCTGGTACCTCGCGCGCCTCGGCTTCGCGTCCATCGGGCCGGACAAGCTCAACCACCTGCGCCACGTCGAGTTCTTCGGCGACGCCAACGGCGTGCGCGCCCACATGCGCAAGCACCGTGAACTGATCGCCCCGAAGTTCGCCGCGGTCGAGGCGGCGCTGTCCGGGCGGCTCACCGGCCTCGGCATCGCCGAGTGGACCGTGCCGACGGGTGGCTACTTCGTGAACCTCGACGTCGTCGACGGCACCGCGTCGCGGGTGATCTCGCTGGCCAAGGAAGCAGGCATCGCGCTGACGGCGGCCGGCTCGGCGTTCCCCTACGGAAACGACCCGTTCGACCGCAACATCCGCCTCGCGCCGACGTTCCCGGTGCTGGCCGAGGTCGAGGCCGCGATGGCCGGGGTCGCCGTGTGCGTCGAACTCGCTGCATTGGAGTCGTTCACCTCCGCCTGA
- the rplJ gene encoding 50S ribosomal protein L10 — protein sequence MARADKQAAVAEIAEAFSESAGAVLTEYRGLTVKELQNLRRSLGENASYAVVKNTLAKLAANEAGITGFDDLLTGPTAIAFIKGDVVEAAKGLRDFAKANPTLVIKGGVLDGNLLDAKEIGKLADLESREVLLGKMAGAMLASLSQAVYLLNAPLAQAARLAGALQAKATEDPSILAGGAGTPAAVEETPAAEEAAPAEEVEAPAADATEAEATDEAAESTEA from the coding sequence ATGGCGCGGGCAGACAAGCAAGCCGCCGTCGCGGAGATCGCTGAAGCATTCAGCGAATCCGCCGGCGCTGTGCTGACCGAGTACCGCGGTCTCACCGTCAAGGAGCTGCAGAACCTTCGCCGCTCCCTTGGTGAGAACGCCAGCTACGCCGTGGTCAAGAACACGCTGGCCAAGTTGGCCGCCAACGAGGCCGGCATCACCGGCTTCGACGACCTGCTGACCGGCCCGACCGCGATCGCCTTCATCAAGGGCGACGTCGTCGAGGCGGCCAAGGGTCTGCGTGACTTTGCCAAGGCAAACCCCACCCTCGTCATCAAGGGTGGAGTTCTGGACGGCAACCTCCTCGACGCGAAGGAGATCGGCAAGCTCGCCGACCTCGAGTCGCGCGAGGTCCTGCTGGGCAAGATGGCGGGCGCCATGCTCGCTTCCCTCAGCCAGGCCGTCTACCTCCTCAACGCCCCGCTCGCACAGGCTGCCCGGCTCGCCGGCGCCCTGCAGGCGAAGGCGACGGAGGACCCCTCGATCCTCGCAGGTGGTGCCGGTACGCCGGCCGCTGTCGAGGAGACCCCGGCCGCTGAGGAAGCCGCCCCCGCCGAAGAGGTCGAGGCACCCGCTGCCGACGCCACCGAGGCTGAGGCGACCGACGAGGCAGCCGAGTCCACCGAAGCCTGA
- the rplL gene encoding 50S ribosomal protein L7/L12, translating to MAKLTTDELLDAFKEMTLIELSEFVKQFEETFGVTAAAPVAVAAAAGPGAPAAEAAAEQDSFDVVLEAAGDKKINVIKEVRALTSLGLKEAKDLVEAAPKAILEGVDKAAADKAKEALEGAGATVTLK from the coding sequence ATGGCGAAGCTCACCACCGACGAACTGCTCGACGCGTTCAAGGAAATGACCCTCATCGAGCTCTCCGAGTTCGTGAAGCAGTTCGAGGAGACCTTCGGCGTCACCGCTGCTGCCCCGGTCGCCGTTGCCGCTGCTGCTGGCCCGGGTGCCCCGGCCGCCGAGGCTGCCGCTGAGCAGGACTCGTTCGACGTCGTTCTCGAAGCCGCTGGCGACAAGAAGATCAACGTCATCAAGGAGGTCCGCGCGCTGACCTCCCTCGGTCTGAAGGAAGCCAAGGACCTCGTCGAGGCCGCCCCGAAGGCGATCCTCGAGGGCGTCGACAAGGCTGCTGCTGACAAGGCCAAGGAGGCGCTCGAGGGCGCCGGTGCCACCGTCACCCTCAAGTGA
- a CDS encoding ABC transporter ATP-binding protein, with protein sequence MGVDVEVTNLSKSFGKQLIWKGVTLTLPAGEVSVMLGPSGTGKSVFLKALIGLIKPDEGSIVIEGTDIASCSEKELYEIRKLFGVLFQDGAMFGSMNLYDNVAFPLREHTRKGESEIRDIVMEKMDLVGLLGAEMKLPGEISGGMRKRAGLARALVLDPEILLIDEPDSGLDPVRTSFINQLFIDLNAQIDATFLIVTHDIHSVRIVPDNIGLLYHKHLAMYGPREMLLSSDEPVVRQFLNAQTVGPIGMSEEKDADQLAAEKDMDLPPLPPIPLQLEPSNGIPRRSQREPGAWCRDNGIVPPPGSFTKEAEHASGSSQQH encoded by the coding sequence ATGGGCGTCGATGTCGAAGTGACGAACCTGAGCAAGAGCTTCGGCAAGCAGCTGATCTGGAAGGGCGTCACGCTGACGCTTCCTGCCGGTGAGGTGTCCGTGATGCTTGGCCCGTCCGGTACCGGCAAGTCCGTGTTCCTGAAGGCCCTGATCGGCCTGATCAAGCCTGACGAGGGCTCGATCGTCATCGAGGGCACCGACATCGCGTCGTGTTCCGAGAAGGAGCTCTACGAGATCCGCAAGCTGTTCGGCGTGCTGTTCCAGGACGGCGCCATGTTCGGCTCGATGAACCTGTACGACAACGTCGCCTTCCCCCTGCGTGAGCACACCCGCAAGGGCGAGTCCGAGATCCGCGACATCGTCATGGAGAAGATGGACCTCGTCGGTCTGCTCGGCGCCGAGATGAAGCTCCCGGGCGAGATCTCCGGCGGTATGCGCAAGCGTGCCGGTCTGGCTCGCGCGCTGGTCCTCGACCCCGAGATCCTGCTGATCGATGAGCCCGACTCGGGTCTCGACCCGGTCCGCACCTCGTTCATCAACCAGCTCTTCATCGACCTGAACGCGCAGATCGACGCGACGTTCCTGATCGTCACCCACGACATCCACAGCGTCCGGATCGTGCCGGACAACATCGGCCTGCTCTACCACAAGCACCTGGCCATGTACGGCCCGCGCGAGATGCTCCTGTCCTCCGACGAGCCCGTGGTGCGCCAGTTCCTCAACGCCCAGACGGTCGGCCCGATCGGCATGTCCGAGGAGAAGGACGCCGACCAGCTCGCCGCGGAGAAGGACATGGACCTGCCGCCGCTGCCCCCGATCCCGCTCCAGCTCGAGCCCTCCAACGGCATCCCGCGTCGCAGCCAGCGTGAGCCGGGCGCGTGGTGCCGCGACAACGGCATCGTCCCGCCGCCGGGTTCCTTCACCAAGGAAGCCGAGCACGCCAGCGGTTCTTCCCAGCAGCACTGA
- a CDS encoding ABC transporter permease produces MSSTTARVLRPIGTAGKLFAFALDVGRGLFRRPFQLREFIQQAWFIASVTIVPTALVAIPFGAVIALQVGGLIKQFGAQSFTGSASVLAVIQQAGPIATALLIAGAGGSAIAADLGARKIREELDAMMVLGIDPIQRLVVPRVLACMLVAVFLNGMVSVVGVGGGYVFNVILQDGTPGAYLASFTALAQLPDVWIGMVKALVFGLIAAVVAAYKGMNAAGGPKGVGDAVNESVVITFLLLFIVNFTLSTIYLQIVPPKGG; encoded by the coding sequence TTGTCCTCGACAACTGCGCGCGTACTGAGGCCGATCGGCACAGCTGGCAAGCTGTTCGCCTTCGCCCTCGATGTGGGCCGTGGCCTGTTCCGACGCCCGTTCCAATTGCGGGAGTTCATTCAACAGGCCTGGTTCATTGCTTCGGTGACGATCGTCCCGACGGCTCTGGTTGCCATTCCCTTCGGCGCGGTCATCGCGCTCCAGGTGGGTGGCCTGATCAAGCAGTTCGGCGCGCAGTCGTTCACCGGTTCGGCGTCGGTCCTCGCTGTCATCCAGCAGGCCGGCCCGATCGCGACGGCGCTGTTGATCGCGGGTGCAGGTGGGTCGGCGATCGCGGCTGACCTCGGCGCGCGCAAGATCCGTGAAGAGCTCGACGCGATGATGGTGCTCGGCATCGACCCGATCCAGCGCCTTGTGGTGCCGCGGGTCCTTGCGTGCATGCTCGTCGCGGTGTTCCTCAACGGCATGGTCAGCGTCGTCGGCGTCGGTGGCGGTTACGTCTTCAACGTGATCCTCCAGGACGGCACGCCGGGGGCCTACCTCGCGAGCTTCACCGCGCTCGCGCAACTGCCTGATGTGTGGATCGGCATGGTCAAGGCGCTGGTCTTCGGCCTCATCGCCGCGGTGGTGGCGGCCTACAAGGGCATGAACGCGGCCGGTGGCCCGAAGGGCGTGGGCGACGCCGTCAACGAGTCCGTCGTCATCACGTTCCTGCTGTTGTTCATCGTCAACTTCACCCTGAGCACGATCTACCTGCAGATCGTCCCACCGAAGGGGGGCTAG
- a CDS encoding ABC transporter permease, producing MANLKAVYDRPLKGLDTLGHELSFYLKVLLALPRSIKRYPREILRILAEVTLGSGALAVIGGTVGVIIGMTFFTGAQVGLSGYAALNQLGTAAFAGFVSAYFNTREIAPLVAGIALAATVGCGFTAQLGAMRISEEIDAVEVMAIPSMQFLVTTRVVGGLIAIVPLYVVGLLSSYVASRLVVTQFYGQSAGTYDHYFNQFLPPGDVLWSFGKVLVFAVVVILIHCYHGYTASGGPAGVGMAVGKAVRTSIVAINVIDLFLSMAIWGASTTVRLAG from the coding sequence ATGGCGAATCTCAAGGCTGTCTACGACCGGCCCCTGAAGGGTCTCGACACGCTCGGTCACGAGCTGTCCTTCTACCTCAAGGTGCTCCTGGCGCTGCCGCGCTCGATCAAGCGCTACCCGCGCGAGATCCTGCGCATCCTGGCCGAGGTCACGCTCGGCTCGGGCGCGCTCGCGGTCATCGGCGGCACGGTCGGCGTCATCATCGGCATGACCTTCTTCACCGGTGCGCAGGTCGGCCTGTCCGGCTACGCCGCGCTCAACCAGCTCGGTACGGCGGCCTTCGCCGGCTTCGTCTCGGCCTACTTCAACACCCGCGAGATCGCGCCGCTCGTCGCGGGCATCGCGCTCGCCGCGACGGTCGGCTGCGGCTTCACCGCTCAGCTCGGCGCCATGCGGATCTCCGAGGAGATCGACGCCGTCGAGGTGATGGCGATCCCCTCGATGCAGTTCCTGGTCACGACCCGGGTCGTCGGTGGACTGATCGCGATCGTGCCGTTGTACGTCGTCGGGTTGCTGTCGTCGTACGTCGCGAGCAGGCTGGTGGTCACGCAGTTCTACGGCCAGTCCGCGGGCACCTATGACCATTACTTCAACCAGTTCCTGCCACCGGGCGACGTGTTGTGGTCCTTCGGCAAGGTTCTGGTCTTCGCCGTCGTCGTCATCCTCATCCACTGCTACCACGGCTACACGGCGTCGGGTGGTCCTGCCGGCGTGGGCATGGCCGTCGGCAAGGCGGTCCGGACGAGCATCGTGGCGATCAACGTGATCGACCTCTTCTTGTCGATGGCCATCTGGGGCGCCTCGACCACGGTCAGGCTGGCGGGTTGA
- a CDS encoding MCE family protein, translating into MDKVLSAHKTLGVIFVALLLLGVWLTYAVFTKKFTDYDEVTLQTSTIGLQLPTRADVKVRGVIVGEVLEARAGNADGAELTLGLYADKIDLVPANVTGSIVPKTLFGEKYVSLEVPETGPAGTMKAGDVIDRTKVSIELEAVLSDLYPLLQTVQPADLNLTLTALATALEGRGDQLGQNLETVDSYLKRLNPQIPALLEDLKLTAQVSDTYADILPEVAKILDNTVKTTGTLEEKEAALTATLRDIKSFSDTATSFLDANASRLKRLGETSTPILRAVARYAPTIPCMSRSIVITQGRLAEAFRGYELHIVLETLKDQPRAYTPADRPIFGTDTGPDCQGLPNTPYSQFNPAPGQPALNDGMNGNTGKGNFRPAPGTSASGYYGTPDDVSTLRSLLTQEYGDAGTDFNVLLTGPIVAQGGAR; encoded by the coding sequence ATGGACAAGGTTCTCAGCGCTCACAAGACGCTCGGCGTCATCTTCGTTGCCCTGCTCCTGCTCGGTGTGTGGCTCACCTACGCCGTCTTCACGAAGAAGTTCACCGACTACGACGAGGTCACCCTGCAGACCTCGACGATCGGCCTGCAGCTTCCGACCCGCGCGGACGTCAAGGTGCGCGGCGTCATCGTGGGCGAGGTGCTCGAAGCGCGGGCCGGCAACGCCGACGGTGCCGAGCTCACCCTCGGTCTCTACGCCGACAAGATCGACCTGGTTCCCGCCAACGTGACGGGCTCCATCGTGCCGAAGACGCTGTTCGGCGAGAAGTACGTCTCGCTCGAGGTCCCCGAGACGGGACCTGCCGGGACGATGAAGGCCGGCGACGTCATCGACCGCACCAAGGTCAGCATCGAGCTCGAGGCCGTGCTGTCGGACCTCTACCCGCTGCTGCAGACGGTGCAGCCGGCCGACCTCAACCTGACCTTGACCGCGCTGGCGACGGCGCTGGAGGGCCGGGGCGACCAGTTGGGCCAGAACCTCGAGACCGTCGACTCGTACCTCAAGCGCCTCAACCCGCAGATCCCGGCGTTGCTCGAGGACCTCAAGCTCACTGCCCAGGTGTCCGACACCTATGCCGACATCCTCCCCGAGGTGGCCAAGATCCTGGACAACACGGTCAAGACGACGGGCACCCTGGAGGAGAAGGAAGCAGCACTGACCGCGACCCTGCGCGACATCAAGAGCTTCTCCGACACGGCGACGTCGTTCCTCGACGCCAACGCCAGCCGCCTCAAGCGTCTCGGTGAGACGAGCACGCCGATCCTGCGTGCGGTGGCTCGCTATGCGCCCACCATTCCCTGCATGTCCCGCTCGATCGTGATCACCCAGGGCCGACTGGCCGAGGCGTTCCGCGGCTACGAGCTGCACATCGTGCTGGAGACCCTGAAGGACCAGCCGCGCGCCTACACGCCGGCGGACCGGCCGATCTTCGGCACCGACACCGGACCGGACTGCCAGGGGCTGCCGAACACGCCCTACAGCCAGTTCAACCCGGCCCCGGGGCAGCCGGCCCTCAACGACGGCATGAATGGCAACACGGGCAAGGGCAACTTCCGCCCGGCGCCCGGTACCTCGGCCTCCGGCTACTACGGCACGCCCGATGACGTCTCGACCCTGCGCTCGTTGCTCACCCAGGAGTACGGCGACGCCGGGACCGACTTCAACGTCCTTCTCACCGGCCCGATCGTGGCGCAGGGAGGTGCTCGCTGA
- a CDS encoding MlaD family protein produces the protein MPVRGLDRKTSGDLVRLVIFMVTTALATGVLIITIGNLSFGATKEYAAEFVDATGVNKGDDIRIAGVKVGTVQKIEVLGADRAKVTFNVDAETVVDQATHASIRYRNLIGQRYISLTQQGDGGDRLDEGDALPVARTKPALDLTVLFNGFKPLFQALSPDDINKLSFEIVQVFQGEGGTVEGLLGSTASITQTLADRDQVIGELLDNLDYVLDHVADRDEQLTQLIDSFRGLIGGLNDDREAILSSLDSISELSVQTAALVTDIKDPLVKDIKELRKVAGNLDRNRQEIDRSLQVLPIKLTKIGRTATYGSWFNFYLCHFKATIKVPGVAKPIKATYEVTAKRCSLAQEVGQ, from the coding sequence ATGCCGGTACGCGGACTCGACCGCAAGACGAGCGGTGACCTCGTCCGACTGGTGATCTTCATGGTCACCACGGCGCTGGCCACGGGCGTCCTGATCATCACGATCGGCAACCTCTCCTTCGGTGCCACCAAGGAGTACGCCGCCGAATTCGTCGACGCCACTGGCGTCAACAAGGGCGATGACATCCGGATTGCCGGCGTCAAGGTGGGCACGGTGCAGAAGATCGAGGTGCTCGGGGCGGACCGCGCCAAGGTCACCTTCAACGTCGACGCCGAGACGGTCGTCGACCAGGCCACCCACGCCAGCATCCGGTACCGGAACCTGATCGGCCAGCGCTACATCTCGCTGACCCAGCAGGGCGACGGGGGAGACCGGCTGGACGAGGGCGATGCCCTCCCGGTGGCGCGCACCAAGCCGGCGCTCGACCTGACCGTGCTGTTCAACGGCTTCAAGCCGCTCTTCCAGGCGCTCTCTCCCGACGACATCAACAAGCTCTCGTTCGAGATCGTCCAGGTCTTCCAGGGTGAGGGCGGGACGGTCGAGGGCCTCCTCGGAAGCACCGCCTCGATCACCCAGACCCTCGCCGACCGCGACCAGGTGATCGGCGAACTGCTCGACAACCTCGACTACGTGCTCGACCACGTCGCGGACCGTGACGAGCAGCTGACCCAGCTGATCGACAGTTTCCGCGGCCTGATCGGCGGTCTCAACGACGACCGCGAGGCGATCTTGTCCTCGCTCGACTCGATCTCGGAGCTCTCGGTGCAGACGGCAGCGCTCGTGACGGACATCAAGGACCCGCTGGTCAAGGACATCAAGGAGTTGCGGAAGGTGGCCGGCAACCTCGACCGCAACCGCCAGGAGATCGACCGGTCGCTCCAGGTGCTGCCCATCAAGCTCACCAAGATCGGTCGTACGGCGACGTACGGCTCGTGGTTCAACTTCTACCTGTGCCACTTCAAGGCCACCATCAAGGTGCCGGGTGTCGCAAAGCCGATCAAGGCGACGTACGAAGTCACCGCCAAGCGCTGCTCCCTTGCTCAGGAGGTGGGCCAGTGA